A genomic stretch from Flavobacterium humidisoli includes:
- a CDS encoding phospholipase effector Tle1 domain-containing protein: protein MSKITIVQGDIIEFTGGNNIFYGREGIENSAERIIQGGKENGVTHGIPTTYETIENLKGVKITAILFFDGTKNNRNNTFRRLDKDANSNTSKDSKVIYKKNIEKESSYENGYSNIAALSYMAIDNPKERIVIDYIEGEGTENDQKGDAMGFAFGSGDTGISKKVKKGFTNIKTKIDGAFKEDKEYVKELIIKVFGFSRGAAAARSFLTTTEKTFKKNYPKAKITYAFAGLFDTVSSYEPEGYFGKFGSAASHNFDNDVKELGLKLDGMVKKVIHLTAENEYRKNFSLTTIASSIAAGVGFEFQIPGAHSDVGGGYEEYEHLEKRVIRPYYKKKQDWINEGWYTERQIKSAGQTYIGTRELKNSYQFIPLAIMMYFAKKNGVKFEGFDTSKQNKDFEVIPELENVKNKLLNLAIEKEGAISLKTKLNNIHELKYIRNHYLHISANDDSLGMDTNRPDGPTTMKRTIIEDNA from the coding sequence ATGAGCAAAATAACTATTGTACAAGGAGATATTATTGAGTTTACAGGAGGCAACAATATTTTTTATGGTAGGGAAGGTATTGAAAATAGTGCTGAACGAATAATACAGGGAGGCAAAGAGAACGGAGTAACACACGGAATTCCTACAACTTATGAAACGATTGAAAATCTAAAAGGAGTAAAAATAACCGCCATACTATTTTTTGACGGCACGAAAAATAATAGAAATAACACTTTTAGACGATTAGACAAAGATGCCAATAGCAATACTAGTAAAGACAGCAAAGTTATTTACAAAAAAAATATTGAGAAAGAAAGCAGCTATGAAAACGGCTACTCCAACATAGCCGCATTGTCGTATATGGCTATTGATAACCCTAAAGAAAGGATAGTGATAGATTATATCGAAGGAGAAGGTACTGAGAATGACCAGAAAGGAGATGCTATGGGGTTTGCTTTTGGTTCCGGCGATACAGGGATTTCTAAAAAAGTGAAAAAAGGCTTTACAAATATCAAAACAAAAATTGATGGGGCTTTTAAAGAAGATAAAGAATATGTAAAAGAGTTGATAATAAAGGTTTTTGGCTTCAGCCGTGGTGCTGCGGCGGCACGAAGTTTTCTAACGACTACAGAAAAGACGTTTAAAAAGAATTACCCCAAAGCCAAGATAACTTATGCTTTTGCAGGTTTGTTTGATACGGTATCTTCCTATGAACCCGAAGGTTATTTTGGCAAGTTTGGTTCGGCTGCCAGTCATAATTTCGATAATGACGTCAAAGAATTAGGTTTGAAGTTAGATGGCATGGTCAAGAAAGTAATACACTTAACAGCTGAAAACGAGTACCGTAAGAATTTTTCATTAACTACCATTGCAAGTTCCATAGCTGCAGGCGTGGGATTCGAATTTCAAATACCAGGTGCACACTCTGATGTCGGCGGAGGATACGAAGAGTATGAACATTTAGAGAAAAGGGTTATACGCCCCTATTACAAGAAAAAGCAGGATTGGATTAACGAAGGCTGGTATACAGAAAGGCAGATAAAAAGTGCAGGACAAACTTACATAGGAACAAGAGAATTAAAAAATTCTTATCAATTCATCCCTTTGGCCATCATGATGTATTTTGCCAAGAAAAATGGGGTGAAATTTGAAGGATTTGATACTAGCAAACAAAATAAAGACTTTGAAGTAATTCCCGAACTGGAAAATGTCAAAAATAAGCTTTTGAACTTAGCAATCGAAAAAGAGGGAGCAATATCTCTAAAAACAAAATTGAACAATATTCACGAGTTGAAATATATCCGCAATCATTATTTACATATTTCAGCAAATGATGATTCCTTGGGTATGGACACCAATCGACCCGATGGGCCTACCACAATGAAACGTACCATTATTGAAGACAATGCATAA